The following are from one region of the Verrucomicrobiota bacterium genome:
- a CDS encoding C4-type zinc ribbon domain-containing protein, whose translation MQDIIEKLLVVQDRDRKLIRVRQELSIIPIERRQLIENAVKGQAGLEAAKHQVMQLESDRKRLELEAESKKQQMDKYSVQQFQTRKNDEFRAIGNEIETAKRAIFEIENQILENMEQSEAAQKEVVAAQQVAAAAKKLADEKVSNLDAREKNLQQELASVEADRRKLAEGVDAATLNRYERMLKNKGENVVVNIEHGACGGCHMRLSRQTVVSCRGGQEIIQCNNCGRILYYLPGMDVDVAE comes from the coding sequence ATGCAGGACATTATCGAAAAACTGCTCGTGGTCCAGGACCGGGATCGCAAATTAATCCGGGTCCGCCAAGAGCTTTCCATCATCCCCATCGAGCGCCGACAGCTTATCGAGAACGCCGTCAAGGGGCAGGCCGGGCTCGAAGCCGCCAAGCACCAGGTCATGCAGCTTGAAAGCGACCGCAAGCGCTTGGAACTGGAGGCCGAGTCCAAAAAACAGCAGATGGATAAGTATTCGGTGCAGCAATTTCAAACCCGCAAGAACGACGAATTCCGCGCGATCGGCAACGAAATCGAAACCGCCAAACGGGCCATCTTTGAGATCGAGAACCAGATTCTCGAAAACATGGAGCAGTCCGAGGCCGCGCAAAAGGAAGTGGTGGCCGCCCAGCAGGTCGCCGCCGCCGCCAAAAAACTGGCGGACGAGAAGGTCTCCAATCTGGATGCCCGCGAGAAGAATTTGCAGCAGGAACTGGCCAGCGTGGAAGCCGACCGCCGCAAGCTGGCGGAAGGCGTGGATGCGGCCACGTTGAACCGGTACGAGCGCATGCTCAAAAACAAAGGGGAAAACGTCGTCGTTAATATTGAGCACGGGGCCTGCGGCGGCTGCCACATGCGCTTAAGCCGGCAAACGGTCGTTTCCTGCCGGGGCGGCCAGGAAATCATCCAATGCAACAATTGCGGGCGCATTCTGTATTATCTGCCTGGCATGGATGTGGATGTGGCTGAGTAA
- a CDS encoding sialate O-acetylesterase has protein sequence MKHTFHSSFAGLIAIGLLAAGAQPNAMAEVRLPAIFSDHMVLQQDSAVPVWGWAEPGEEITVSIAGQTKTTKANAAGKWSLKLDKLKAGDTLTLTVTGKNTLTVQDVLVGEVWLCSGQSNMGMTVSSSKDFEQEKAAANYPQLRMFKEGDGASPTPQEEGKGAWLICTPENVGGFSASAYFFGREIHKVLNQPVGLINSSVGGTTIEAWTSWEAQKDIADLKPVFERWDKMQAGWDPAKATAQYEQQMAQFKANSAKAKAAGKAAPRAPRKPSEPRLESNHPANLFNGKIMPLLPYSIHGAIWYQGESNAGNGSQYALQLATMIKDWRARWGYDFPFIWVQLPDFRKAQTAPVEDTGWVRVRDGMLKTLSLPNTGMAVTLGLGEPDNIHPKNKQEVGRRLAQWALAKVYQQKGIVASGPLPSGHEIRGNEIIVSFNYTDGGLAAKAGALKGFAIAGEDKKWVTATARIDGDKIIVSSPEVPKPAAVRYAWAENPEFNLYNGAGLPATPFRTDDWPQAVPEAKK, from the coding sequence ATGAAACACACGTTCCACTCGTCCTTCGCCGGCTTGATCGCAATCGGTCTGCTTGCCGCTGGCGCGCAACCCAACGCCATGGCGGAGGTCCGGTTGCCGGCCATTTTCTCCGACCACATGGTGCTTCAGCAGGACAGCGCCGTGCCGGTCTGGGGCTGGGCCGAACCGGGCGAGGAAATCACCGTATCCATCGCGGGCCAGACCAAGACCACCAAGGCGAACGCCGCCGGCAAGTGGTCCCTCAAACTGGACAAACTCAAGGCGGGCGACACCCTCACGCTCACCGTCACGGGCAAGAACACGCTCACGGTGCAGGATGTGCTGGTCGGCGAGGTGTGGCTGTGTTCCGGGCAGTCCAACATGGGCATGACGGTTTCCAGCTCGAAGGATTTCGAGCAGGAAAAAGCCGCCGCCAATTATCCCCAACTGCGCATGTTCAAGGAAGGTGATGGGGCTTCCCCCACCCCACAGGAGGAAGGCAAGGGTGCTTGGTTAATATGCACGCCTGAGAACGTCGGCGGGTTTTCCGCCAGCGCGTATTTCTTTGGTCGGGAAATCCATAAAGTCCTGAACCAACCGGTGGGGTTGATCAATTCCTCGGTGGGCGGCACCACGATTGAGGCGTGGACGAGTTGGGAGGCGCAAAAAGACATTGCGGACCTGAAGCCTGTGTTCGAACGTTGGGACAAAATGCAGGCCGGTTGGGACCCCGCCAAAGCGACTGCGCAATACGAGCAGCAGATGGCTCAGTTCAAGGCCAACAGCGCCAAGGCCAAGGCTGCCGGCAAAGCCGCGCCGCGCGCCCCCCGCAAACCTTCCGAACCGCGCCTGGAGAGCAACCATCCGGCTAATTTGTTTAATGGCAAAATCATGCCGCTCCTACCTTACTCCATTCACGGCGCGATCTGGTACCAGGGCGAAAGCAACGCGGGCAATGGCAGCCAATATGCGCTGCAACTCGCCACCATGATCAAGGATTGGCGGGCGCGCTGGGGTTACGATTTCCCGTTCATCTGGGTCCAATTGCCCGACTTCCGCAAGGCCCAGACCGCGCCGGTTGAAGACACCGGTTGGGTGCGCGTGCGCGATGGCATGTTGAAAACGCTCAGCCTGCCCAACACCGGCATGGCCGTCACTCTGGGTTTGGGTGAGCCGGACAATATTCATCCCAAGAACAAACAGGAAGTTGGTCGGCGGTTGGCCCAATGGGCGCTGGCCAAAGTCTATCAACAAAAAGGCATTGTGGCCTCCGGCCCGCTTCCCTCCGGCCACGAAATTCGCGGCAACGAAATCATCGTTTCCTTCAATTACACCGACGGCGGCCTGGCCGCCAAAGCCGGGGCGCTCAAGGGCTTCGCCATCGCCGGTGAGGATAAAAAATGGGTAACCGCCACAGCCAGGATTGACGGCGACAAAATCATTGTCTCCAGCCCGGAGGTGCCCAAGCCGGCCGCCGTGCGCTACGCCTGGGCCGAAAATCCCGAGTTTAATCTCTACAATGGCGCAGGGCTTCCCGCCACGCCGTTCCGCACCGACGACTGGCCGCAGGCCGTGCCGGAAGCGAAAAAATAA
- a CDS encoding UPF0175 family protein gives MSIVLDMPEDFAQRLQTQREQAEVQLHLELAVALYREGKLSIGHAANIAGLSAPAFEVVLRQRQVPMPYTSADLEHDLAYARSGR, from the coding sequence GTGAGTATCGTTTTGGACATGCCCGAAGACTTTGCGCAGCGGTTGCAGACCCAGCGCGAGCAGGCCGAAGTGCAGTTGCACTTGGAACTGGCGGTGGCGCTGTACCGCGAAGGCAAGCTATCCATTGGACACGCGGCGAATATCGCTGGCTTAAGCGCACCGGCGTTTGAAGTCGTTCTGCGTCAGCGTCAGGTGCCAATGCCTTATACGTCAGCCGATCTCGAACACGATCTTGCGTATGCCCGCAGTGGTCGTTGA
- a CDS encoding DUF1963 domain-containing protein, producing the protein MKASEWSLLFQVDSDNDLDVMWGDAGMLYYGIRFEDLKARRFEQANVILQCG; encoded by the coding sequence CTGAAGGCAAGCGAATGGAGTCTCCTGTTCCAAGTGGATTCAGACAACGATTTGGACGTGATGTGGGGGGACGCCGGGATGCTCTATTACGGCATCCGCTTCGAGGATCTGAAAGCCCGCCGCTTTGAGCAGGCGAATGTCATCCTGCAATGCGGTTGA
- a CDS encoding DUF3368 domain-containing protein, whose translation MPAVVVDTSVLITLAAGEQFNLLRDFYGHIYIPPAVWDEVSASSRPFGLPEVRRARDENWLSLRQPVSLEAIRGLPFNLQQGESEALALALALPNALLLVDDAQGRRAAHALGLHYTGTLGVLLRAKTETRIPELRPVLERLRQRTTFWLSDTLYETVLRSVGETP comes from the coding sequence ATGCCCGCAGTGGTCGTTGACACTTCGGTATTGATCACCTTGGCCGCCGGGGAACAATTCAATTTGTTGCGAGACTTCTATGGCCACATTTACATCCCCCCAGCGGTTTGGGATGAAGTGTCCGCTTCAAGCAGGCCCTTCGGTCTGCCCGAGGTGCGGCGGGCACGCGATGAGAATTGGCTGAGCCTCCGCCAACCCGTTTCACTGGAGGCTATTCGCGGATTGCCTTTTAATTTGCAACAGGGGGAGAGCGAGGCACTCGCCCTGGCTTTGGCATTGCCCAATGCCTTGCTGCTGGTGGACGACGCCCAAGGTCGCCGGGCAGCTCACGCCTTGGGCCTGCACTACACCGGAACTTTGGGGGTATTGTTGCGTGCCAAAACCGAAACCCGCATTCCAGAGTTACGGCCGGTATTGGAACGGCTCAGACAAAGAACCACCTTCTGGTTGAGCGATACGCTTTATGAGACCGTACTACGGAGTGTCGGGGAAACTCCGTGA
- a CDS encoding SAM-dependent methyltransferase: MHTSNPNVEPEFIARLEQSLAEDTFVRLRLSGPASAAAAFHQVTGRLIVLHGAPHLSFTLTGTRHETRNLPVPEAIRWVGGQLHGAFQNALLSTTRKDWQLRRPAKGPARLIVHRATQAAPPPRTHDLPRQRLLDATACDWLQGLEILDPQGNVRARMADKHRQIDRYLEILSHLAEDCGWATPSQPGERDLVLADMGCGKGYLTFGLWHLFHRVWHRYAHIIGVELRPELTAKTTALAQQVKAAGLDFVAGTIETVKLPRLDGLIALHACNTATDDALLRGIDLGARLIVVAPCCHQQLRPQLGRPEPLAAVLRHGLMAERMAEWATDGLRALFLDWAGYETKVIEFVGSEHTPKNLMLAAVRQREPYADTAARERILAFKQFFAIQTHALDALLQRPLPPQDAS; the protein is encoded by the coding sequence ATGCACACTTCAAATCCCAACGTTGAACCGGAGTTTATCGCCCGGCTCGAACAGAGTCTGGCGGAGGATACCTTTGTTCGCCTCCGGTTATCCGGCCCGGCGTCTGCCGCAGCGGCGTTCCACCAAGTCACCGGACGCCTGATTGTGCTGCACGGCGCGCCGCACCTATCCTTCACCCTGACCGGCACGCGTCACGAGACCCGAAACCTCCCAGTGCCCGAGGCGATTCGCTGGGTGGGTGGTCAGCTCCATGGCGCTTTCCAAAACGCGCTGCTTTCCACCACCCGCAAGGATTGGCAACTGCGTCGCCCGGCCAAGGGACCGGCCCGGCTGATCGTTCACCGCGCCACCCAGGCCGCCCCCCCGCCCCGCACGCACGATCTGCCGCGCCAACGGCTGCTGGATGCCACCGCGTGCGATTGGTTGCAGGGATTGGAAATTCTGGACCCCCAGGGCAACGTGCGTGCCCGCATGGCGGACAAGCACCGCCAGATTGACCGTTACCTGGAAATCCTCTCCCATCTCGCGGAAGACTGCGGCTGGGCGACCCCCAGCCAACCGGGGGAGCGGGATCTGGTACTGGCCGACATGGGGTGCGGCAAGGGCTATCTCACGTTTGGCCTGTGGCACCTGTTCCACCGGGTGTGGCATCGCTATGCCCACATTATTGGCGTGGAATTGCGGCCCGAATTGACCGCCAAAACCACGGCGTTGGCGCAACAGGTCAAGGCCGCCGGATTGGACTTTGTCGCGGGCACGATTGAAACGGTCAAACTACCACGCCTGGATGGGCTGATCGCCCTGCACGCCTGCAACACCGCCACGGATGACGCGCTGCTCCGGGGAATTGACCTGGGCGCCCGGCTGATCGTGGTTGCGCCATGCTGCCATCAGCAATTGCGCCCGCAATTGGGCCGTCCGGAACCGCTCGCCGCCGTGCTGCGCCACGGCCTGATGGCCGAGCGCATGGCGGAATGGGCCACCGACGGGCTGCGCGCGCTGTTCCTGGATTGGGCCGGGTACGAAACCAAAGTTATCGAGTTTGTCGGTTCCGAACACACCCCTAAAAACCTGATGCTGGCGGCGGTGCGCCAGCGGGAACCGTATGCGGACACCGCCGCGCGGGAACGCATCCTTGCGTTTAAACAATTTTTCGCCATCCAAACCCACGCGCTAGACGCGTTATTGCAGCGTCCCCTCCCCCCGCAGGACGCAAGCTGA
- a CDS encoding glycoside hydrolase family 16 protein, whose protein sequence is MNRLRAIGMLGLACLLQSLFAAAPPKPATIKNQQPHRVIEFSGMEWMVKSSAGKRVGPGPNYFGETNVWVDTQGRLHLKLTHQDDRWIGAEIISRRSFGFGTYRFYLDTPLSQLDPNAVLGLFTYSDDPAFAHREIDVECSRWSKAEDSNNAQFAVQPSERRQHRVRFPVQPDLPATTYSFGWQSNSVAFTCLSGHARTPSATNAVIREWTFSGNGTPQPGDETVRLNLWLFRGRPPAELKEVEVVISKFEFEPLTRAGR, encoded by the coding sequence ATGAACCGATTACGGGCCATCGGCATGCTTGGCCTGGCATGCCTGTTACAGTCATTATTCGCCGCAGCTCCGCCAAAACCAGCCACCATAAAAAATCAGCAACCGCACCGGGTAATCGAGTTCTCCGGCATGGAATGGATGGTGAAGTCGAGTGCTGGCAAACGGGTCGGCCCTGGTCCGAACTACTTTGGCGAAACCAATGTCTGGGTGGACACCCAAGGCCGCTTGCATCTGAAACTGACCCATCAGGATGACCGTTGGATTGGTGCGGAGATTATTTCGCGGCGCAGTTTCGGTTTCGGCACTTACCGTTTCTATCTGGACACTCCCCTGAGTCAGCTTGATCCCAACGCCGTCCTCGGGCTATTTACCTATAGCGACGATCCCGCATTTGCCCATCGTGAGATTGACGTGGAGTGCAGCCGCTGGAGCAAGGCGGAAGACTCGAATAATGCCCAGTTCGCGGTTCAACCTTCAGAACGTCGTCAGCATCGGGTTCGCTTCCCCGTTCAGCCCGATTTGCCAGCCACCACGTACAGCTTCGGCTGGCAAAGCAATTCGGTGGCCTTCACCTGCCTCTCAGGGCATGCACGGACACCTTCTGCCACCAACGCTGTTATTCGTGAGTGGACGTTTTCGGGCAACGGCACTCCCCAGCCTGGCGACGAGACAGTGCGGCTGAATCTCTGGCTCTTCCGTGGCCGCCCGCCCGCTGAGCTGAAGGAGGTGGAAGTTGTGATCAGCAAATTTGAATTCGAGCCGCTCACCCGCGCAGGCCGTTGA
- a CDS encoding virulence factor SrfB produces MPDIFQSDLKLKELPVLDNTGHQFFICKLREFYEPDAEVTGPAQQQLKASLEGVKKFLPHLVQENQGPFMVWSKEYPWIRFRYVLEENEPCIIIAVDTTMATADRGLLYYMTPAEVPVSTPAGSSEEEVGPYVARGRQELVDGQYPTGQVPLTELPIMKKPDTKKCQGFPSSFPINCVVDFTQLSVREGCIQVDLIVDLGNTRTVCLLLEHKGTDKARAFGGRVMALGVTPRGRPFEQPTPKETAKDIRRFIKQYAIVDSWLLLHRPLFSHLEPTIKDISAIRNQQNAFEQLRKKKYPESNLPGVWFGPPKEVEDALTGGMQWMKPWLIPQTFVEISPALIGGGKADEGAYRKFAQVSLKEGARFYLSSPKRYSWDERPTAMGDNPEWKMVNDFDPDQEAFLSLNGTFRYFMDDGAKACDRNPDENNDQILGRGPSALITHEGLSCHPVRDAIAWFALSLLETAHRQINSVYYRALWPERKDIRRQLVNVRVTYPTGWTHEERDRYLAQWKRAINLFSVAHLTDPRSVKDGGQRPTLTEESLDEAVSSQLPVIYSEIKVLGNNVPAWLSLYGDGSKVTVMNLDIGGGTTDWAVIDYQKMEKGDTYLQAMVKFKDGCNIAGDVLVKKVIERVLLPGWVKASDVSSLAGNTSWTTTIEQLLYDPGCQAVRFVDPCARLKMNRIVRLVLVPLANKILEMLVTNAGKPIEPLDIQKCIADGTIALQPIDDLNKLCLGLLEGSNQESSGGEPVSVFSPEAKVAWEQRVVDECIEDTFGKALFTRIRSLVTRYSVNLLICSGKPSEIPQVREQIHRYFPLLPQRIIHSRNYQAGEWYPDSFRTKDGKIDDAKTVTVVGAALFQEIANGDLSNNFNLEVKVGEEEDNYSREYAWGLLPDVKTGESLFQKGLFSQEDYRNFKRLDDTHIYVEKTIDHIPLGCRVGRVIDNQGGGFGLSDEEKVLPSQVYVLEYTGRELTKTELLRPVYCKAKFWWISERGKGDRLELKAIEAEDRQFAEKVNLQVANLSLNTMNERDGMFWMDNPRFEVSFDMAGKTGKR; encoded by the coding sequence ATGCCTGATATTTTTCAAAGTGATTTGAAGCTCAAGGAACTGCCGGTGCTGGATAATACCGGGCACCAGTTCTTCATCTGCAAGCTGCGCGAATTCTATGAGCCGGATGCGGAAGTAACCGGGCCCGCCCAGCAGCAACTCAAGGCGTCGCTCGAAGGCGTTAAGAAGTTCTTACCCCATCTGGTTCAGGAAAATCAGGGGCCGTTCATGGTCTGGTCCAAGGAGTATCCTTGGATCCGCTTTCGCTATGTGCTGGAGGAAAACGAACCATGCATCATCATTGCCGTGGATACCACCATGGCGACCGCTGATCGTGGCTTGCTCTACTACATGACTCCGGCAGAAGTGCCTGTGTCAACGCCGGCCGGATCCTCCGAGGAGGAAGTCGGGCCTTATGTGGCGCGTGGTCGCCAGGAATTGGTGGACGGTCAGTATCCCACTGGCCAGGTGCCGCTGACCGAGTTGCCAATCATGAAGAAGCCCGACACCAAAAAATGCCAGGGCTTTCCTTCCTCCTTCCCCATCAACTGCGTGGTGGACTTTACGCAGTTATCCGTGCGCGAGGGGTGTATCCAAGTGGATCTGATTGTGGATTTGGGCAATACCCGCACCGTATGCCTGTTACTTGAACACAAAGGTACGGATAAGGCGCGTGCATTTGGTGGTCGCGTCATGGCTTTGGGAGTGACCCCGCGCGGCCGCCCATTCGAGCAGCCGACCCCCAAGGAAACCGCGAAGGATATTCGCCGGTTTATCAAACAGTATGCCATCGTTGATTCGTGGCTGCTGTTGCATCGCCCTCTCTTTTCTCATCTGGAGCCGACCATCAAGGATATCTCGGCCATTCGCAACCAGCAAAATGCCTTCGAGCAACTGCGCAAGAAAAAATATCCCGAGAGCAATTTGCCGGGTGTCTGGTTTGGGCCGCCCAAAGAAGTGGAGGACGCGCTTACGGGTGGCATGCAGTGGATGAAACCCTGGTTGATACCGCAAACGTTCGTGGAAATCTCGCCGGCCTTGATTGGCGGTGGCAAAGCCGATGAGGGTGCGTATCGCAAGTTCGCCCAGGTCTCCCTCAAGGAGGGGGCCCGGTTCTACCTGAGTTCGCCCAAACGCTATTCTTGGGATGAACGCCCCACTGCGATGGGCGACAATCCCGAATGGAAGATGGTCAACGATTTCGATCCGGACCAGGAAGCATTCCTGAGTTTGAATGGTACCTTCCGCTATTTCATGGACGATGGGGCTAAAGCGTGCGACCGCAACCCGGATGAAAACAACGACCAGATCCTCGGGCGCGGGCCAAGTGCCTTGATTACCCACGAAGGGCTGTCCTGCCATCCGGTGCGCGATGCCATCGCGTGGTTTGCACTCTCGCTGTTGGAAACCGCGCATCGTCAGATTAACTCCGTCTATTATCGCGCCTTGTGGCCAGAGCGGAAGGATATCCGGCGTCAATTGGTCAACGTCCGCGTGACGTATCCGACTGGTTGGACGCATGAGGAACGGGATCGCTACTTGGCGCAATGGAAGCGGGCCATCAATCTGTTTTCGGTAGCGCATCTGACCGATCCGCGCTCAGTCAAGGATGGCGGCCAGCGTCCGACGCTGACCGAGGAGTCACTCGATGAGGCGGTGTCTTCCCAGTTGCCCGTGATCTATTCCGAGATCAAGGTGCTCGGCAATAACGTGCCGGCTTGGCTCTCGCTCTACGGCGATGGCAGCAAGGTGACGGTGATGAATCTGGACATCGGCGGCGGCACCACCGATTGGGCGGTGATTGATTACCAAAAAATGGAGAAGGGGGATACCTATCTCCAGGCGATGGTCAAATTCAAGGATGGCTGTAACATTGCCGGGGACGTGCTGGTCAAGAAAGTCATTGAACGGGTGCTGTTGCCCGGTTGGGTGAAGGCCTCCGACGTGTCTAGCTTGGCTGGCAACACCAGTTGGACGACTACCATTGAACAACTGCTTTATGATCCCGGCTGTCAAGCCGTGCGGTTCGTAGATCCTTGCGCCCGGTTGAAGATGAACCGGATTGTGCGCTTGGTGCTGGTGCCGCTGGCCAACAAGATTCTCGAAATGTTGGTCACCAACGCCGGTAAGCCGATTGAACCTTTGGATATCCAGAAGTGCATCGCCGATGGCACCATTGCGTTGCAGCCGATTGATGATCTGAACAAGCTCTGTCTCGGTCTGCTGGAAGGTAGCAATCAAGAGTCTTCGGGCGGCGAACCGGTTTCGGTCTTTTCACCGGAAGCCAAAGTGGCTTGGGAGCAACGAGTTGTGGACGAGTGCATTGAGGATACCTTCGGCAAAGCCCTATTTACCCGCATCCGCAGCCTGGTCACCCGCTATAGCGTCAACCTGTTGATTTGCTCGGGCAAGCCCTCGGAGATTCCGCAGGTGCGCGAGCAGATTCACCGCTATTTTCCGTTGTTGCCGCAACGCATCATTCACAGCCGTAACTATCAGGCCGGTGAATGGTATCCCGACTCGTTTCGCACCAAGGACGGCAAAATCGACGACGCGAAGACCGTCACGGTGGTTGGGGCCGCGCTATTCCAGGAAATCGCCAATGGGGATTTGAGTAATAATTTCAATCTGGAAGTCAAAGTGGGCGAAGAAGAAGACAATTATTCCCGCGAGTATGCTTGGGGACTTTTGCCCGATGTCAAAACCGGCGAAAGCTTGTTTCAGAAGGGGTTGTTTAGCCAGGAAGATTATCGCAATTTCAAGCGGTTGGACGACACCCATATTTATGTGGAGAAAACCATTGATCACATACCGCTGGGTTGCCGGGTCGGACGCGTGATTGATAACCAGGGCGGCGGGTTCGGCCTTAGCGACGAAGAAAAGGTACTTCCTTCCCAAGTGTACGTGTTGGAATACACCGGCAGAGAACTGACCAAGACCGAGTTATTGAGGCCGGTCTATTGCAAGGCGAAGTTCTGGTGGATTTCCGAGCGCGGCAAGGGGGATCGGTTGGAACTTAAAGCCATTGAGGCGGAAGACCGTCAATTCGCTGAAAAGGTCAACCTCCAAGTGGCCAATCTTTCGCTGAACACCATGAATGAGCGGGATGGCATGTTCTGGATGGATAATCCGCGGTTTGAAGTCAGCTTTGACATGGCTGGGAAGACCGGGAAACGATGA